Proteins from a single region of Mucilaginibacter daejeonensis:
- a CDS encoding HNH endonuclease family protein has protein sequence MIHIPRPAAPAFLTDPQGKWVAKTQAAISWYGFGPLPARAFDFKHYNDERVKLALKQVFIKCAYCDNSYRGSSDGDVEHFRPKGRVQEKTPQNPGYYWLANDWDNLLLSCQHCNQNRRHVVVGEALRIGRGKLDQFPMRGNNGWVTSPAEQLTLEDGIRLLLNPCIDYPETHLSYDFANGLINSHTDEGKSSIEVYVLQREELVKDRKEVILQLSQIMSAVLGQLDIFNANPSPRNKAQLDLLIDLLTDFCEPRRIFAGMSRYFVRQFLRDNGLA, from the coding sequence ATGATTCATATTCCCCGACCAGCGGCGCCGGCGTTTTTAACCGATCCACAGGGAAAATGGGTGGCAAAGACCCAAGCTGCCATCAGTTGGTATGGTTTTGGCCCTTTGCCAGCAAGGGCTTTTGATTTTAAACATTATAATGATGAACGTGTAAAACTGGCGCTTAAACAGGTGTTCATAAAATGCGCCTATTGTGATAATTCTTACCGTGGCAGTTCAGATGGTGATGTGGAGCATTTTCGGCCAAAAGGAAGAGTGCAGGAAAAGACTCCTCAAAATCCAGGCTATTATTGGTTGGCTAATGATTGGGATAATTTATTGCTTTCTTGTCAGCATTGCAATCAAAACCGCCGCCACGTGGTGGTAGGTGAAGCTTTACGAATTGGCCGGGGTAAGCTGGATCAGTTTCCTATGCGGGGAAATAACGGCTGGGTGACATCACCTGCTGAGCAGTTAACATTAGAAGATGGTATTCGTTTGTTATTAAATCCTTGTATTGACTATCCCGAAACGCATTTATCTTATGACTTTGCGAACGGTTTAATCAATAGTCATACAGATGAGGGTAAAAGTTCCATAGAGGTTTATGTTCTACAGCGAGAAGAATTGGTAAAAGACCGAAAGGAAGTGATTCTGCAACTGTCTCAAATAATGAGTGCGGTGTTGGGGCAGTTGGATATTTTTAATGCAAACCCAAGTCCGCGAAATAAAGCCCAACTTGATCTCCTGATCGACCTTTTAACTGATTTTTGTGAACCGAGAAGAATTTTTGCCGGTATGTCCCGTTATTTTGTGCGACAATTTTTGAGGGACAACGGGTTAGCCTAA
- a CDS encoding ion channel yields the protein MFVTVATIGYGDISPLDPFVQKVVNAQIIISLFMVWLLAEIDIWW from the coding sequence ATGTTCGTTACTGTAGCAACAATTGGCTACGGAGACATATCACCGCTTGATCCGTTTGTTCAAAAAGTGGTCAATGCTCAAATCATCATTTCATTATTTATGGTGTGGTTATTAGCTGAAATAGATATATGGTGGTAA
- a CDS encoding helix-turn-helix domain-containing protein — protein sequence MAETLHIGRKISRIRELRGMKQEALAAELGISQQAVSKIEQSADVEDVALNKIASALGITSEAIKSFTEESIFNYFNTFNDNSGAGAWSSNGTFNFNPIDKLVEVFEHNKKLYEQLLASEREKVEILKNSK from the coding sequence ATGGCAGAGACTTTACACATCGGAAGAAAAATTAGTCGGATTCGAGAGCTTCGCGGAATGAAACAAGAAGCTTTAGCTGCTGAACTAGGTATCAGCCAACAAGCTGTTTCTAAGATTGAACAAAGTGCTGATGTTGAAGACGTAGCGCTTAATAAAATTGCATCTGCTTTAGGCATTACGAGTGAGGCAATTAAAAGCTTTACTGAAGAGTCCATATTTAACTACTTCAATACTTTTAATGATAACAGTGGCGCAGGTGCCTGGAGTTCGAACGGGACTTTTAATTTCAATCCAATTGACAAATTAGTAGAAGTGTTTGAACATAACAAAAAGCTTTATGAGCAATTGTTAGCTAGTGAGCGTGAAAAGGTTGAGATTCTAAAGAATTCAAAATAA
- a CDS encoding HEPN domain-containing protein: MDLKQYDVQNFYPKHLDQDEVNEPLKVISDFFSADWLPGHLESLLEWRKYVIEEGYYTDKHKKSPAGLLFTHQLNAKLVEAVYLVSHTKRALKLADAIHINFDQQLHQEEQEWLHYPVHLSSVERINPYFAISNFFKSYSVSQYLVLLYEWLETDLSNYSSDEFLDTSDVIYLYENMQKLYEAAWIIKQREIEPTFKKSEDVRDKTITVQVKRYPLRLPLIHFHCRFNEAITPAEQLGLNQLVEIILKEIESVLMVIHLGTHPDPDTFYLLIITKEQDKTSEHQLLDKIEKKCSHLINVCAIVHKSDAFLRALEDGSRFFINALQKNKIAYQSSRFELPDLRNPDEKFIKSQVEDIWNRWGKQGKDFLDTSLNCLDDGNYNLAVFLMHQAVESTLSAIIRVNLGYRLSIHNLARQLRITLIFTDDLKNVFDFSVASDVQLFELLQTAYSAARYKDDFEVDKETVRALSDKICKLFITAEEMYRQVVEQLED; the protein is encoded by the coding sequence ATGGATTTAAAGCAATATGATGTTCAGAACTTTTACCCAAAGCATCTTGACCAGGATGAGGTCAACGAGCCATTGAAAGTGATCAGTGATTTCTTTTCCGCCGACTGGCTACCCGGACATTTGGAAAGCTTACTGGAATGGCGAAAGTATGTGATCGAAGAGGGTTATTACACGGATAAACATAAGAAGAGTCCTGCCGGATTGCTTTTCACACACCAGTTGAACGCTAAGTTGGTGGAGGCGGTTTACTTAGTCAGCCATACAAAACGGGCATTGAAGCTTGCTGATGCCATTCACATTAACTTCGATCAACAATTGCATCAGGAAGAACAGGAATGGTTGCATTATCCTGTTCACCTGTCATCCGTCGAACGCATTAATCCATATTTTGCTATTAGTAATTTCTTTAAGTCTTATTCGGTTAGTCAGTACCTTGTTCTTCTTTATGAGTGGCTGGAAACGGATTTGTCCAACTATTCTTCGGATGAGTTTTTAGATACTAGTGACGTGATCTATTTGTATGAGAATATGCAAAAGCTGTATGAAGCCGCATGGATTATCAAGCAGCGCGAGATCGAACCGACATTTAAAAAGAGCGAAGATGTGCGTGATAAGACTATAACTGTGCAGGTAAAGCGGTATCCGTTAAGACTGCCATTAATCCATTTCCATTGCAGGTTTAATGAAGCTATTACACCCGCTGAACAGCTTGGCTTAAACCAATTAGTAGAGATCATACTAAAGGAAATCGAGTCTGTATTAATGGTTATCCACCTCGGTACACATCCTGACCCTGACACGTTTTATCTTTTAATCATCACTAAGGAGCAAGACAAAACATCGGAACATCAACTCTTAGATAAGATCGAGAAAAAATGCAGTCATCTAATAAATGTTTGCGCGATCGTTCATAAGTCTGATGCCTTTTTAAGAGCACTCGAAGATGGAAGCCGCTTTTTCATCAATGCCTTGCAAAAAAATAAAATAGCTTACCAGTCATCTAGGTTCGAATTACCCGACCTACGTAATCCTGATGAAAAGTTTATCAAGAGCCAGGTAGAAGATATATGGAACCGTTGGGGTAAGCAGGGTAAGGACTTTCTCGATACTTCTTTAAACTGTTTGGATGATGGTAACTATAACCTGGCGGTATTCCTAATGCATCAGGCCGTAGAAAGCACTTTAAGCGCCATTATTCGGGTCAATTTGGGTTACCGCCTTTCTATTCATAATCTGGCAAGGCAGCTAAGGATAACGTTGATATTTACAGATGACTTGAAAAATGTGTTTGACTTTAGTGTTGCCAGCGATGTGCAGCTTTTCGAGTTGTTACAAACTGCCTATTCGGCAGCAAGATACAAAGACGACTTTGAGGTTGATAAGGAGACTGTAAGGGCATTATCGGATAAAATATGCAAGCTGTTTATAACTGCTGAAGAAATGTATCGTCAAGTTGTAGAGCAATTGGAAGATTAG
- a CDS encoding AAA family ATPase produces MIRIHRPPAPPFFQSVHYLQMRDDLENRARDGSQERLKFDTNYYKEIKSALIEAFNNKCAYCESQLGVAAEMQIDNFRPKQMKFSESFGNGPHYYWLAYEWENLYAVCPNCNSRKANKFPLEDEATRCRIGAQGNELQLERYLLLDPVVDDPGAHLNFELDGLVRGASSRGDATIEILGLNRRALVDARKKEAEQLILLLTGPNNNPHHREGLVDEIKHGRSVLPYLALLQQVIYRWERDKAGMFQQLNVTVPPPPTEEARQVLDFSQFSIRRIELVNFKAIGELALDIPTQETDGTQASWLLMLGDNGVGKSTILQAVALTLAGESQLKKLKIEPIDLLRTGEESGYVHVYSYELDQPLSLKFTATEFVSVIPEPVSFLLGYGATRNLPNRNSKTGKQLRSPVNVANLFDQNVPLTDPEQWLGTLNGKTLKRVLTALFDVLDLGKHDAVNFQGELTVTRSGHTARLSQMSDGYRTMLALACDIMRTLSRENQGYHLTQGVVLIDELGNHLHPRWRMKVVSALRTAFPLLQFIVSTHEPLCLRGLRHGEVVVLMRDRENQVKKLDKSLLPDHNLMRVDQLLTSDLFGLLNTLDETTERKYEDYYRLLQQDQRSPEDQEKITDLTGELAQEEIPGATPQMQALYQVVNETFAKKLKEDGFKIKTVLKAETIAEIKELIGNKKLDWL; encoded by the coding sequence ATGATCCGTATTCATCGTCCACCAGCACCACCTTTTTTTCAATCAGTCCATTATCTACAGATGCGAGATGACCTGGAAAACCGCGCACGAGATGGCTCTCAGGAACGTTTAAAATTTGACACCAACTATTACAAAGAGATCAAGTCCGCTTTGATCGAGGCCTTTAATAATAAGTGCGCTTATTGTGAATCTCAGTTGGGCGTTGCCGCAGAAATGCAAATTGATAACTTTCGCCCAAAGCAGATGAAGTTTTCAGAAAGTTTTGGCAACGGTCCTCATTATTACTGGCTTGCCTACGAATGGGAAAATTTATACGCTGTTTGTCCGAATTGTAATTCCCGAAAGGCTAATAAATTTCCATTAGAAGATGAGGCAACTCGTTGTAGAATTGGAGCTCAGGGAAATGAATTGCAATTAGAACGTTATTTACTTTTAGATCCGGTAGTCGACGATCCGGGCGCTCATTTAAATTTCGAATTAGATGGTCTAGTAAGAGGTGCATCCTCTCGAGGTGACGCGACTATAGAAATTTTAGGATTGAACCGACGCGCTTTGGTAGATGCGAGAAAAAAAGAAGCTGAGCAGTTAATTTTGCTACTGACGGGTCCCAATAATAATCCTCATCATCGCGAAGGATTAGTTGACGAAATTAAACACGGTCGATCCGTTTTACCTTATTTAGCTTTACTACAGCAAGTTATCTATAGATGGGAGCGGGATAAAGCGGGGATGTTTCAACAATTGAATGTGACTGTCCCACCACCTCCCACGGAAGAGGCGAGACAAGTTTTGGATTTTTCGCAATTCTCTATTCGCAGGATCGAGTTGGTTAATTTTAAGGCTATCGGAGAATTAGCCCTTGACATTCCCACACAAGAGACAGATGGTACCCAGGCTTCCTGGCTTTTGATGTTGGGAGATAATGGTGTTGGTAAAAGTACCATCTTACAAGCGGTGGCGCTTACCTTAGCTGGTGAAAGTCAGCTAAAAAAATTAAAGATCGAGCCAATAGATCTTTTGCGTACTGGTGAAGAAAGTGGCTACGTTCACGTATACAGCTATGAATTGGATCAACCATTATCATTAAAATTCACAGCAACCGAGTTCGTTAGCGTCATACCAGAACCGGTTAGTTTCTTGTTAGGTTACGGGGCTACCAGGAACTTGCCGAATCGTAATTCGAAAACTGGTAAGCAATTGCGATCGCCGGTTAATGTAGCTAATTTGTTCGATCAAAATGTACCATTGACTGATCCGGAACAATGGCTTGGTACTTTGAATGGTAAAACTTTGAAACGAGTTTTAACGGCTCTATTTGACGTGTTGGATCTCGGGAAGCATGATGCGGTTAATTTTCAGGGGGAATTAACCGTTACTCGTAGTGGTCATACAGCGAGATTGTCGCAAATGAGTGATGGTTATCGTACAATGCTGGCTTTGGCTTGTGATATTATGCGCACTTTGAGCCGGGAAAATCAAGGGTATCACTTGACTCAAGGCGTCGTATTGATCGATGAATTGGGTAATCATTTGCATCCGCGCTGGCGAATGAAAGTCGTGTCTGCTTTAAGAACAGCCTTCCCATTACTGCAATTCATTGTTTCAACGCATGAACCGCTATGTTTGCGTGGATTGCGTCACGGTGAAGTTGTCGTACTAATGCGAGACCGGGAAAACCAAGTCAAAAAACTGGATAAATCATTATTACCCGATCATAACCTAATGCGGGTAGATCAGCTGTTGACTTCGGATCTCTTTGGCTTGCTGAATACGCTTGATGAAACGACAGAGCGAAAATATGAAGATTATTATCGGTTGTTACAGCAAGATCAGCGAAGTCCGGAAGATCAGGAAAAGATTACTGACTTAACGGGCGAGTTGGCGCAGGAAGAAATACCGGGTGCGACGCCTCAAATGCAGGCTTTGTACCAAGTCGTAAACGAAACGTTTGCAAAGAAGCTCAAGGAAGATGGCTTTAAAATCAAAACGGTATTAAAAGCAGAGACGATCGCGGAAATTAAAGAATTGATTGGCAACAAAAAATTGGATTGGTTATGA
- a CDS encoding relaxase/mobilization nuclease domain-containing protein: protein MTADQVKGKGFRGALRYNLQKVEHGKAKVLDMTFTSGKEDSIIREVALVRMLRPNLQKYFYHTSLNFPPNENLGDEQMNMIANEYLNNMGFDQHQYAIFRHFDADHPHLHILVNRIGYDGKVVSDSKDYQRSEQVLRKLEKQHGLTEVISSRQTQERAMTKNELEMMKRTNVPSSKMQLQEIIKDVLSKKPTAAQFIQALEAKGINVLFNQASTGFVSGISYGYAGMQFKGAHLGNAYKWQAIKNAISYEQERDRTAIHQANVRTRELQQSARASESATRGTATGTDGDTKITAGNRKAIQQGAGKLQDQIRAKDSRYQQADGADGQHSNKSGVPNQKYRIQRGANSQSQQQGGQQVGYQALLGSDPIRGLLSTDHPAGDMDQSALNQFKRKRKKRKGQRLA, encoded by the coding sequence ATGACAGCGGATCAGGTAAAGGGAAAAGGATTCAGAGGCGCGTTGCGCTACAACCTGCAAAAGGTGGAACATGGCAAGGCCAAAGTCCTGGATATGACCTTTACATCGGGCAAAGAGGATTCTATCATACGTGAGGTGGCTTTGGTCAGAATGCTGAGACCAAACCTCCAAAAGTACTTCTATCATACCTCCCTCAACTTTCCGCCAAACGAGAACCTGGGAGATGAACAAATGAACATGATTGCAAATGAATATTTGAACAACATGGGATTTGATCAGCACCAGTATGCCATCTTCCGGCACTTCGATGCCGATCATCCGCACCTGCATATTTTAGTTAACCGTATAGGCTACGACGGCAAAGTCGTTTCCGATAGCAAGGACTACCAGCGCAGCGAGCAGGTATTGAGGAAGCTGGAAAAGCAGCATGGCTTGACCGAAGTCATCTCCAGTAGGCAGACTCAGGAAAGGGCGATGACGAAGAATGAACTGGAAATGATGAAGCGAACGAATGTGCCGTCCTCCAAAATGCAGTTACAGGAGATCATTAAAGACGTGCTCAGCAAAAAACCAACTGCAGCACAATTCATTCAAGCGCTGGAAGCAAAGGGCATCAACGTATTATTTAACCAGGCCAGTACCGGATTTGTGAGCGGCATATCCTACGGTTATGCAGGCATGCAGTTCAAAGGCGCTCATTTAGGTAATGCTTATAAATGGCAGGCTATTAAAAATGCTATCAGTTATGAACAAGAAAGAGATCGCACAGCAATTCACCAGGCAAATGTTAGGACAAGAGAGCTCCAGCAATCAGCAAGAGCCAGTGAATCCGCCACAAGAGGAACAGCAACCGGAACTGACGGAGATACAAAGATTACTGCCGGAAATAGAAAAGCTATACAGCAAGGCGCTGGAAAACTACAGGATCAGATCAGAGCAAAAGATAGCAGATACCAGCAGGCGGATGGAGCTGATGGACAGCACAGCAACAAATCTGGCGTTCCAAATCAAAAGTATCGTATACAGCGCGGAGCAAATTCACAAAGCCAACAACAAGGTGGGCAGCAGGTGGGTTATCAGGCTTTACTTGGTAGCGATCCTATCCGGGGTTTGCTCAGCACTGATCACCCTGCTGGTGATATGGATCAAAGTGCATTGAATCAGTTCAAGCGAAAGCGTAAGAAGCGAAAAGGGCAAAGATTGGCATAA
- a CDS encoding Eco57I restriction-modification methylase domain-containing protein, which yields MKFTSSLKPKLIYVFRINDEAHSGCLKIGEATSDSSELFGLEPNSSALNKAAKKRIDQYTQTAGIAYELLYTEFAVYLDKGVFKAFSDVEVHQVLIRSGIQRKLFDIEHKANEWFITDLDTVKKAIAAVKAGRDSLHTGEITIAQNPVIFRPEQKAAIQKTIKQFKKGDEMLWFAKMRFGKTLSALQVLKEEGFKRTLILTHRPVVDKGWFEDFAKIFFDSPNYAYGSKNQGHRFATLEKLSRENAYKYVYFVSMQDLRGSELVGGNFSKNDEIYRTTWDYIIIDEAHEGTQTELGKNVLSGLKKSHTKILQLSGTPFNLLDSYKEEEIYTWDYVMEQKAKAAWNKIHWGDPNPYAALPKLHIYTYDLGKLLRGYIDEEVAFNFREFFRVNEDGSFLHQKDVISLLNLICKADQDSNYPYSTSEYRDNFRHSLWMLPGVKEAKALSRVLKSHSVFSHFEIVNVAGEGDEEETNEEALNKVNKAIGEKPQDTYTITLSCGRLTTGVSVPAWTAVFMLAGSYNTSAAGYMQTIFRVQTPATINGKVKEDCFVFDFAPDRTLKVIAETAKVSSKAGKTTGEDRIIMGEFLNFCPIIAVQGSQMKSYDVNGMLEQLKKTYVERVVRNGFEDGYLYNNDELMKLDALGLEDFDGLKQIIGSTKAIPKTGYIDINSQGFTDEEYEQLEVIKKKNKNKLTDEEKLLLGEKSEKKKNRDSAVSILRGISIRMPLLIYGADVTDEDEISIDNFTDLVDNQSWQEFMPTGVTKSTFLKFKKYYEPDVFRAAGKRIRALARAADHLTIEERIERITSIFSTFRNPDKETVLTPWRVVNMHLGDCFGGYNFLDEAGARTLPTPQYIAQGVVTDTVFSTNSKVLEINSKSGFYPLYIAYSIFRRRISEKYDGTDPDTLTIEQQLTEWDATIAKNIFIICKTPMAKSITKRTLIGFRHANINARYFEDLVAQIKNKPENFIRKIRNGQTYWKSNNDTEMKFNAIVGNPPYMEMDGGAQASAKPIYNQFVEIAKKIEPQYISMIMPSRWYSGGRGLDEFRSAMLNDKRISLLHDFLNPELVFPKTNIRGGICYFLWDKNYNNEVNLTKVVTHKESENSSAVFRSLKPADGGTFVRHNEAISIIEKVSKQQDFQAFSKYVSPLRPFGFRGYFTNDEKFRETDIGLKHPVICYGKGKKIGYVERDEITTRKSWIYNYKVFTARANNIGTELNDDNLNAFVGVPGTICTESYLVMGAELKLDQVSAQNLCKYFSTKFLRFMHSIAKASQDATSKTYQFVPLQNLTPDSDIDWSQSISAIDKQLYTKYKLDENEIKFIEEMIKEM from the coding sequence ATGAAATTCACATCCTCTCTAAAACCCAAGTTAATTTACGTTTTTCGTATCAATGACGAAGCGCATAGCGGTTGCTTGAAAATCGGCGAAGCGACCTCAGATTCCAGCGAGCTATTTGGATTAGAGCCGAATAGTTCTGCTTTAAATAAAGCTGCAAAAAAGCGGATCGATCAGTACACACAAACCGCTGGCATTGCCTACGAACTGCTCTACACTGAATTTGCGGTGTATTTAGACAAGGGTGTATTTAAAGCGTTTTCCGATGTCGAAGTTCATCAAGTGTTAATCCGCTCCGGTATTCAACGAAAACTTTTCGATATTGAGCACAAAGCGAATGAATGGTTCATTACTGATCTGGACACTGTAAAAAAAGCAATAGCCGCAGTTAAGGCCGGTAGAGATTCATTGCATACGGGTGAGATTACGATTGCACAAAACCCGGTAATTTTCAGGCCTGAACAAAAAGCCGCTATTCAAAAGACCATCAAACAATTCAAAAAGGGCGACGAGATGTTATGGTTTGCCAAAATGCGTTTTGGAAAAACTTTATCGGCCTTGCAAGTTTTGAAAGAAGAAGGATTTAAAAGAACACTCATTTTAACGCATCGCCCCGTAGTTGATAAGGGGTGGTTCGAAGATTTCGCTAAGATCTTTTTTGACTCTCCTAATTATGCGTATGGGTCAAAAAATCAAGGGCATCGCTTCGCCACACTTGAAAAACTGTCCCGAGAAAACGCGTATAAATACGTTTATTTCGTTTCTATGCAGGACCTTAGGGGATCAGAACTGGTAGGCGGTAACTTCAGCAAAAACGACGAAATTTATCGTACAACTTGGGACTATATCATCATAGATGAGGCACATGAGGGTACACAAACCGAACTAGGGAAAAATGTGCTGTCAGGTCTCAAGAAGTCTCACACTAAGATATTGCAACTTTCGGGAACGCCATTTAACCTCCTGGACAGTTATAAAGAAGAGGAAATCTATACTTGGGATTATGTCATGGAGCAAAAAGCGAAAGCAGCCTGGAATAAAATTCACTGGGGTGATCCTAATCCCTATGCCGCGCTGCCGAAATTGCACATCTACACGTACGATTTAGGTAAACTTTTGCGGGGCTACATTGATGAGGAAGTGGCTTTTAATTTTCGTGAATTTTTCAGGGTAAATGAGGACGGGTCATTTCTTCATCAAAAAGACGTAATCTCACTTTTGAATTTGATATGCAAAGCTGACCAGGATAGTAATTACCCTTATTCAACAAGCGAATATCGGGACAACTTCAGACATTCTCTATGGATGTTGCCTGGTGTAAAGGAAGCCAAAGCATTAAGTCGAGTTCTAAAATCACACTCCGTATTTTCTCACTTTGAAATTGTTAATGTGGCAGGTGAAGGAGACGAAGAAGAAACCAACGAAGAAGCACTTAATAAAGTCAACAAAGCTATCGGCGAAAAGCCTCAGGATACTTACACCATTACCTTATCCTGCGGACGGCTAACGACAGGCGTATCTGTTCCGGCTTGGACCGCTGTTTTCATGCTGGCTGGATCTTATAATACATCCGCTGCTGGGTATATGCAGACGATTTTCCGCGTGCAAACTCCTGCCACCATCAATGGGAAAGTAAAAGAAGATTGCTTTGTCTTTGACTTTGCACCCGACCGAACCTTAAAGGTGATTGCAGAAACCGCTAAAGTATCTTCTAAGGCTGGAAAAACAACGGGTGAAGATCGAATAATTATGGGAGAATTCTTGAATTTTTGCCCAATTATAGCTGTTCAAGGCTCTCAAATGAAAAGTTATGACGTCAATGGAATGTTGGAGCAATTAAAAAAGACTTATGTTGAACGCGTCGTTCGTAACGGTTTTGAAGATGGCTATCTATACAACAATGACGAACTAATGAAATTGGATGCTTTGGGGCTGGAAGACTTCGATGGCCTGAAGCAAATTATTGGTAGCACCAAAGCGATCCCTAAAACCGGCTATATTGATATCAATTCCCAAGGATTTACTGATGAGGAATATGAACAGTTAGAAGTTATTAAAAAGAAAAACAAAAATAAGCTTACTGACGAAGAGAAACTGCTTTTAGGCGAAAAGAGCGAAAAGAAAAAAAATAGAGATAGCGCAGTCTCTATCCTGCGTGGCATATCTATTCGCATGCCACTGTTGATCTACGGAGCGGATGTAACAGATGAGGATGAAATATCAATAGATAACTTTACAGACCTTGTCGACAATCAATCTTGGCAAGAATTTATGCCGACCGGGGTAACTAAAAGTACTTTTTTGAAGTTTAAGAAGTATTATGAGCCTGACGTGTTCCGCGCCGCCGGTAAACGCATCAGAGCGTTAGCACGGGCCGCGGATCACTTGACCATTGAAGAAAGGATAGAACGGATTACTTCTATATTCAGCACATTCCGTAATCCGGACAAAGAAACGGTGTTAACACCTTGGCGAGTGGTTAATATGCATTTAGGGGATTGTTTTGGAGGCTATAACTTTTTGGATGAAGCGGGGGCAAGAACTTTGCCCACTCCCCAATACATCGCTCAAGGAGTAGTTACCGATACCGTATTTTCGACAAACTCAAAAGTATTAGAGATTAACTCTAAATCTGGATTTTATCCATTATACATAGCCTACAGCATTTTCCGGAGGCGTATAAGCGAAAAGTACGATGGTACGGATCCCGATACCTTAACGATTGAGCAGCAATTAACAGAATGGGATGCCACCATCGCAAAAAATATTTTTATCATTTGCAAAACGCCAATGGCAAAAAGTATTACAAAACGCACACTGATCGGCTTTAGGCATGCTAATATAAACGCGCGGTACTTCGAAGATTTAGTAGCTCAGATAAAAAATAAACCTGAAAATTTCATCAGGAAGATCAGAAATGGACAAACTTATTGGAAATCAAATAATGATACGGAAATGAAGTTCAACGCTATTGTTGGAAACCCACCATATATGGAAATGGATGGCGGAGCACAAGCAAGTGCAAAACCGATCTATAATCAATTTGTAGAAATTGCAAAAAAAATTGAGCCGCAATATATTTCAATGATCATGCCCTCTAGATGGTACTCAGGTGGCCGCGGGCTCGATGAGTTCCGTAGCGCAATGTTAAATGACAAAAGAATTTCTTTATTGCATGATTTCTTGAATCCCGAGTTAGTCTTCCCTAAAACAAATATCCGAGGTGGGATTTGTTATTTTTTATGGGATAAAAATTATAATAATGAAGTCAACCTTACTAAGGTCGTCACGCATAAAGAATCGGAAAATTCCAGCGCAGTTTTCCGCTCACTCAAACCAGCCGATGGCGGTACGTTTGTAAGACATAATGAAGCGATTTCTATCATTGAAAAAGTAAGTAAACAACAGGACTTTCAAGCCTTTTCGAAATATGTTTCCCCGCTAAGACCTTTTGGGTTTCGTGGCTATTTTACTAATGATGAAAAATTCAGGGAGACCGATATAGGTTTAAAACACCCAGTGATATGCTATGGAAAGGGGAAAAAGATCGGCTATGTGGAAAGGGACGAAATTACGACAAGGAAATCCTGGATTTATAATTACAAAGTTTTTACGGCAAGGGCAAATAATATCGGAACAGAATTGAACGATGACAACCTGAACGCTTTTGTTGGCGTACCTGGCACGATTTGTACAGAATCATATCTTGTCATGGGCGCCGAGCTAAAACTTGATCAAGTTTCAGCGCAAAACTTATGTAAATATTTTTCGACCAAATTTTTGAGATTTATGCATAGTATTGCAAAAGCGAGCCAAGATGCTACCTCAAAGACCTATCAATTCGTACCACTTCAAAACCTTACACCTGATAGTGACATAGACTGGAGTCAATCTATTTCAGCAATTGACAAACAGTTGTATACCAAATATAAACTCGATGAAAATGAGATAAAATTTATAGAGGAAATGATTAAAGAGATGTAG
- a CDS encoding plasmid mobilization protein, whose amino-acid sequence MGRPALQEEDKRTIQVNIRLTKEENEMVCNYAHASAMTPANWIRQKAFIGRFPAIKLSPVNAALYRELHKIGVNLNQAVKQLNADKLSPAFITILSALIKTQKDILNCLMK is encoded by the coding sequence ATGGGAAGGCCAGCTTTACAGGAAGAGGATAAAAGGACCATTCAGGTCAATATCCGGCTTACGAAAGAAGAGAACGAGATGGTTTGTAATTACGCCCATGCATCGGCCATGACACCAGCCAACTGGATCAGGCAGAAAGCCTTTATCGGCAGGTTTCCTGCCATCAAGCTGTCACCTGTAAATGCAGCGCTTTACCGGGAACTGCATAAGATCGGCGTTAATCTCAATCAGGCGGTGAAGCAACTCAATGCTGATAAACTATCACCAGCTTTCATAACCATACTGAGCGCTTTGATCAAAACGCAGAAAGACATACTCAACTGCTTAATGAAATGA